CACGAGctcagaatagtagataataacgaaatgatattcctatctaactattgtagccatcgacgagaatatcgaatctgaagaggaaaagaaaagaagagttcatttacacaaagaagtcttatatatggttgtgtgtggcctcgctaagccgCTGTTTGTCTTGGTTGCTTTcgtggcattgtttgccatgttgacggtgaatgtcaataaaggcactgagctgagctgagccATCACATGAATGACATCAGTTCTCAGTTACAAGAGAGTCAGTTCGGCGAGATTGGTGCTGGTATTGTTGATCCAAAGGGCCCTTTGCACGGCTTCTGTCTTGGTGTAGGTACGGGTTTATTTAACTAATATTGAGTGAATTGCTTCCCTGCCTGTTGGGCTTGCTCGGCTCATACTGATCGTGATAGTTCTGCCTGCCAAGCATCATAAGGAGGAATAATGACCAAAGAGGGCAAGCTCTCTTTGGCTTCTGCATAAACATTtatctcctcttccttgtCAGCAATAGCCCAAGATGGTAGTGTATGCCAGGTTAACTTGCAGATGATAAAGACCCCGCAGTTGCTCTTTCATATGTCAGTGACATCTGCGTCAATCTTGGCTACATGCCGACATGTCAGGACTTCTCCATCTCTACTGTTGGTACAAAAACCACGAATCACGAAATAAACATTATTAACAGCCACATATCAGCCATCAAGCCAAGCTATTTATTCACATCACAGCCAAAGCCAATGCGATCTACTCTGTAGAACCGGAATCATTGCACAGGAGTTGGTAACATGTCTAAATCCAAATTAAATTCAAATCCATCCAACTCATCACGTCCTTCTATATGCAAGTGCAAGTGCATGTGCAGATCAActgaaagaaaaagaatataTATGCCGCTTTTTGCAAGTCCCAATGAAAGGGTATCATCTTGTATGTAGTGGAGAGGAAAATAGAtaataaaaaagaaatagagaaaagaaaatatgcACGAAGAACAGAAATTACATAACAACACCCTTGTTCTGCTTCTTGTCAACGCGGTAGTTCTTCCACACCGCGATGCAAGGAATCGCCAACGACAGGAAGGCCGTTGCTGCGATGGCTCCGTAGTACTGACTCGTACTCCAGGCGATGTTTGCCGCCTCACGGGTCGGGTCGCCAGGCGGGTACTTCATCTGCTCGGTGTAACCGGTCGTGTAGAGGTCGTTGAACTTGGACTTGGTGGACTCGGGGAGGTGCGAGAGCAATGCGTCGGGGAAGGTGTTAGCGTAGATGGCGGCGGCGACAGCGTAGCCGACGGATCCGCCGAGACTGTTGAAGAGACCCAGCAGGGCAAGCATCATGGGGACACCTTCGCGGTCAGCAGAGGCCATGACGGCCATGTCAGCACCGATGACGAGCGTGCCACCGCCAAAGGCGATGAAGATCTGGGACATGATCACGTAGCCGATGTCGCTGTGGTCGCCTTGGCCACGGAAGTGGATCATGAGACCGGCGCccaggatgaggagggggagaCCGAAGAAGAGACAGGTGTGTTTGAAGGTCTTGGTGTAGCGGACCCAGATACCGAAGACAACACCCCAGAAGCACGAGCCGACGTTGTAGATCTGGCCCATGTAACCAGCGAGGGTGACGGAGAGGTTGTACACGACCAGGCAGAAGTTGTAATAGTACAAGTCCCAGCAGTAGAAACTGAAGTAGGTGACGGCGGAGAGGCAGCAGGCGCCAAGCACGGTGCGCTTTTTGAGGAGTTCGTACTGGACAAAGTGCACGCGAGCGCACCATTTCTCCCAAGCGGCGAAGACGAACATCAGGCAGAATCCGACAACGATCATGGCGATGAAGGTAGGGCTGCTGTAGGTAGAGCGGCCGTATTGCTGCAGACCAAagggaaggaggaggaggacccAAGCGGCCATCAACAGGAATGCCCCGACGACTGCTTAGTTAGCATGGCTCACAGAGGATGAAGGGAAAGAGCGTACTGTCGAATTCATGAATGTAATGGACAATAGACTGCGAGATGGTCCGACCACTAGGCTCATGCTTGTACAGACCCAACTTctccgccttcttctcatAGTACTTGAAGACAAAGGCGAGCGGCGCAAAGACGAAAGGCTGAATGATGGCAAACGAACCATACGCCCAACGCCAGCTCGTCATGTTGATGTACGACTCAGCCGCCCGCGGGCCAACAAAAGCAGTGCAGATAAAAGGCGTGCTAGCAAAGGCGAACGCAAAAGCACGGTTCCGCAGACCGGAGGTATCAGCGACGAAGATCTGCAGGATCAAATAAATGGCATCATATCCAATCCAGTAGAGAACGTAACCGGCGGCGTAGGAGTCGGGGTTGTTGCAGGCGGCCAGGATAATCAGACCCAGAACGTAGACACCGATGAAGACCAGGTAACCCTCAGCACGGCCCCAGATGTTGATAGTCTTGGCGATGGGGAGCTTCAGCACACCACCGATGATACTGTACAGGATGTTGGAGGTACTGATTTGGGGGGCGGACGAGAAGCTGCTGTAGGCTTTGTTGATGACGTTGCTGTTGATGGAGGAGTGGAAGGCCAGCATGAAGAAACAGACCCAAATCCTGTATCTGTTAACCCCAATTCGAACCCATTATAAAAGAAGCAGTGAACATACCAAGCATAAGTGCTAAACAGCGCAGGCTTCGACCAAACCATAGCCGTAGCCTCGGCCTTTTGCACACCCAGATGAGCATCCTTGGTGACCTCGTCGGGATGCAGCTGGATATTCCTCTCATTGCGTTCCTCCAAGCTGAGTCTCTCATTACTTTCCATTGGCGGCGCCTCCGGCACACCACCTAGGCTCTTGGGCTCATGGCTCTCGGAGTAGCCCAGGTCCTCGACGACCTGGCTATCTTTGCGGCCCCGAATGACATCGAAGACACCCATGTTGGCCTGTAGTTGTAATGTAAGATCAGACAGATCAGCGTCTTGGCGAGTTGGCGTGAGCGTAGAGGAAGGGAGAGAGAGTAGAGAGCGAGAGAGAGCATCGGGCCAGGGGATCACTGGCTCTTTTGTATATTAAGAGTTCGGCCGCGGACGGAGCAAGAGGTCGGTGGAGTGCACTTCCCAATCGGGATTAGCGTGTCAAAATTTCGCTTGTCCGCAGGACGCGCAGGtgggctttttttttttttcaattcaGTCCAATCAAAACGGCGGTTTTAAATGGTCGGATCAGATAACAGAGTGGAGAGCGGATCAGATAACTTCCCCGCTGAAGCCAATCAGCAGCGGATATTTAGCCCTTGGAGAGCCTGATTGGCGGTTTCAGAATCATCCCCCACTGGATAGGTTGGGTCGAGCTAACAGTAGTCATCATCAACTGTCGAGTATTTTCCCTCCAAAACATATCCCGTATCCCACGCTAGTACTATATACAAGGTAGAAGAGATAGACAGATAGACACCAACCACAGTCAAGGGAATACTAATCATTCTGCTTGTCTTCCATTGGTATTCTACGGAATCTCTCTGTATAGAGGCAGTTACATCCCACGCGGCAAGTGCCCGGGCGGGAAACGCATctgaagcagcagcagcaaataaTGTCCGGAGTGGCCCGGGATTCTGGACAGGTGGGGATGTTTGGGCCTGCCGACAGCGGTAGTCGTATAATAGTCACTAAAACTGACCACATTATTTCATCTTCCATGGATAGAGTCGTATCATTAGATTATTCAATTATTACCCTCGAGCATAGAGTTGAGACATTgaactttcttttcttttcttttctcttttttctttcttctttctttttttttttccctctctctcAGTGGATCCGAACGCGACGGCTTACCCCGACGCCCCCTGGAGCAGACTCCCATCATGGACTGTCATGGCGTGTCAATAACGGAGTCGTTCCACATCGGACTTGCCGTAATCATCCAAGCCAGGTCACTTCACATCTACCACAAACACCGAAACAAAGAGCGATTGCCACCTGGCCGAAGATAAGATTGATCAAATCTAGAATCTAATCAATCTAATCAACCCTGGCTCCAGCGCCGATTATCGGCTGCCCAGACATCCAGACACGTTCCAGCTTCAGTAGTGCTCGCCTATAGCCGACGGTCCGTGTGGCGTTGGATTTGGTTCTGTCGCCGTTATTACCCGATTTGTCACATGGTCGTGTGTCTGAGTGTTTGTTGGAATGCCTCTGTGCGTATGCTACGCCTTGTAGGacgggaagaaaagaaacacacGCAATGAATCCTCCTGTGATGCGCGTCAGAACTGTAAACCCAATAATGAACAGCTTAATTGCAATTACAGCAATCTTTCGTGAATCTGTGACGCATAGATGCTGATATTCCGTGGCATGTCCGATCGCCTTCTCCATACGGGCAAAAAGAAATGGTCAAAAGAAACAACAAAAGCAAAATCGTTGTTGACTGCGGATTTGCATCCTAATCTGGCATTCATCCGCTCCACACCCACCGCCGTCCTGATGCTACAGAAAGGCTGGCAGATGCCTTCCGTATTCAAAAAGGTCTGTTTTAGACAGAGTGGGCTGATGCGTCAGCTCAGCAATTATCCCGTATGTCCATAGTACCTGTTCACTGATCAAGATCGGCTCACTCAATCCTACGACAACAACCAACCAACGCACCACCAAAACAAGCCAGTAATAACGATAGCCGGATTCACCGACCAACCCAGTTCAGTTATCTAATCGCCAGCGGGGATGCGCCCCGGAGAGCCTGTCTTCTCGAAAAACAGACTAACCACAGATAGCCCCTGTGTTATCCGCGCTACGTGGGATGACCACCATACACACTAAAGTTGACTTGAGCTGATGCCGCGGAAGCAACGACAGATACTACAATCCCCATCTGTTATTGCAGATCTGTACTCTCCAGGTGTTTCACTGCGTTAACTGCTGATCCGATCAGTGGTTTGGCAAAGCTTGACCTATGTGAATCGCATTTACAGGATGTTGGATGCAATGTCATTGTAAATCCGTGAGACTCGACTGGTCGGAATGCGTATGCTTCCTTTTTGCAATATCAGGGGTACGCGTTAAGAGCACTGAAATGAGCATCGGCGGTTGAGACTCGCATCCCATCTAATCTATCTTGCCCTGCTTGCTCCGACTAGGCTGAGATCTGCTGTGCATCATATCATGttcgtacggagtactattATTGAATTGCGCACATCCGTGATTTGCAGGTCGGAAATACTGCTGCCTCGGGGATGAGCAGATGGGACATGCTCGGGCTTAACAGACATAGAGGGTAGGTGTCTGTAGCCTCACTTCGACCTCGTGGCCTGTGACTGGTGACGCTGCGTGCTACATCCCATTGGGAAGCTTCTTGCTCGGACCAGGCCATACTGCTAcacagtacggagtacttccTCTACTACAGGAGATAGGTACAGAATCAAATCACTTTCTCTATCCTAATTATGCATACCACGCCATGCCATGCAAGCAAAACAACACCGCGCTAATGCTAGCATGCAATtcaatcatcatcattacGACAACGAAAAACCCAGTTCAATCACTTTGAAGCCGCAACTTCAACCTCATTATCCTCCCGCTCAGCATCGACTTCCGTTTCTTGCTTCTGCGTGCCATCAGCGTGACCCACACCGTCCGGGTCTTCAAGCTTCCTCTCctgttcctcttctttttcttcttcctcttcccagCTATCAGCAACAGGTTCTTGAACCTTACTCTGCAACTGCTTCCCAGTACCAACACCAGAGCGCAAAACAAGTCGTTCCTTCTTTGCACCACCACCCGCTCTCGCATCCGCACCAACACCAAAATCACCACCAGCAAGCGCAGCATACGACCCCGACGAGAACGTCGTCTTTTGAGGCAGAGTAGACGGTGAACCACTGGCATTACTCTTCCGCGAAGCAGCAACCTGCGCCCAACCACCGCCATCCACGTTGCCTTGAGCTTGtgccttggcagcttctcgCGACGCCTTCGCCTCTGCCGCCGCGACACGCTGTGCCTCACGCTCTTTCAGTCTCTGGCGTTCGCGGAGCTTGACGCATTCGCCAACGCTCATGCCGCCGATTCCGATGACCGATCCGTTACCGAGTCCGAAGATCGGGGGGTTCCACGATGCCGGCTTCAGAACGAAAACGTGCCTGTGTGGCTCTGGGTCGAAGCTCTCAGTAGCAAAGCCCCAGTCCGCTGCGAGGGAGTGGGTGAATGCCCGGAGAGAGGGCTTGGCGGGTTGAAAGCGGACGGAGCGGTCTGTGGGGCTGACTGATGCTGCTAGAGAGTGTAGAGTCGATTCGTAGTTTTGGAGGGTAGCTAGCGGCGCTGAGGAAGAAAGTTGGATGTACATGTCGAGGGTTTCCGACGAGTACGGGAGGGCGGCACCGCCGTTTTGCGCGAGGGTGGTAGACTGGTTGATTTCGATTCCTAGCGCGGATGCTAGAGAGCGATTCCGTTCCAGACGTGAACATTCCTCGTCGCAGCTAAGCGGCGTCAATGCAGGCAATCGCTGTGGTTGCTGTACCTGTCCCTTCGAAGCCACTGCCTTCGCTGCATTGCAGCGCCGCTCCTGACGGAGTCGACCACAACCACATGTTACCGTGATCGTGGCCGAGCAGGGTGTCTTCTCAGGACAAGCAAAAGGTGCATGACAAGCGTCTGTACATGGATGACCACATAGCGTCTTGCGCTTTCCACATGCCTGCTGACAAGGTCGAGTCGAATCCTCGCAATCACCAGGTCGATGGCAGTTCTTCTGGCACGAGTGCGAGCCGCACTTGAGCGGTTCGTTGCAAATTTGACCGCATCGAACATCCACCAACCAGCAAGGCTGATTCTTCATCGTCCGCTTGCCGCACAAACACATTTTCTCGGTCAAGAACGGACACTTAGGGCAATTTTCGTCGTCTGTGTGACAATTGTGCTGTGTCTGGGGGTGGCCGCAGGGTTTGGGTCGTTCGCAGGGGAACGAACACGATGGCGGCTGCGTCCCACAGGGCAATGGCGGGTGCAAGATAGATCGTCCGCAGTTACACGGGATCTCTTCGAAAATCGCCTCCCTGCAGGTGTTGCACGCCCCCTTATGGCAGATCTCCGGACACGTGTGTCTTCCGCATTTCAGCGTCCGACCACAAACTCGTGTACAGATATGTTCTGCCTCCACGTCTTCGTCGCTCGGGCGGAGGTGCGACCTCAGCTTCCGCCGCATGGCCTGTCGCTCAAGGGCCTTTTGCTCTCCGGGACAGCATCGCTCAGCACACGAGTGTCGACCACAGTGCAAGCCTGCTTTGCATTGACGGAAACACTGCGGTTGCTCCATAGTACCTTGATGACAAACCGTAATCATGGTATTACGACCACAGCGACACGAGATCGGAACCCGAAGCATACAAGCACCACATGGACCGGTGTGACAGAGTTTCTCACATGGATGTCCACATGGCAGAGTCTTACCACACGCTTCAAGACAGTGCGGAATGGGGTCCTCGCAGGACGTCCGCGGGGAATATCCGGGTATATCCTTCAACGGCGTCTTTCCACAAGGACAGTCAAGTACAACATCAGGTGACCTTGGGCAATGTGCGGGTTGCGAATCTTGCGGATGACAACTTTTCTGGCAGAAGTGAACACCGCAGTCGAAAGGACGGTTGCAAAGTTCTCCGCAACTGAAGCAGCCTTCCCAGCTTTCAACTTCACCAGAATCGTCACGTAGCTTCTCGCTCTCCATCTCTTCATCCCTAGCACTACACAGCATCTCGGTCTGCACGTTCCCACAATAGCAACGTGCTTCTACCTTGACATCGCAAGCACCGCAAAGACCTTCGTGGCACGGTCTGGAACAAGTATGCTCTCCGCAGGGCAGTAGGTCGCCGCAGATCTCACCACAGCTCCATCCGTTCTCGTAGTCGGTATCCTGGCAACGCTTGGTAGATGAATTCCTTCCACAGAAACAGTCTTGCGTTGGACCCATGGCCGTACATGGTGCGCAGGGACCGGCGTGGCAAATCGAATCGCAAGGGTGTGGGCATCCCTTACGAGCCCGCGAGCAGGTCTGCCCACATGAATGCGGAGGCAGACCAGGTAGTGAACGCGGATCGACTTCCTTTTCACACCAACATGTGTAGGACGAAGGAAATACCTCCTGAGCAAGATTGCAACCGGGACAGCGCCAAGCACGAGGTGTGCTGGTCTCTCCGGTAGACTCCTCCTGTTGTCGACGCACAGCATCTTGTGCTGCTGAACCTTCATTCTTCGACCACTTCTTCACACAGCTGAGATGGAAAACCGTCCAGCAAAGCCCACAGGACCAGATACGCGATCTCCGACCCAATTCGCTAGTGCAAATGGGACATTCGTAGAGGTTGTGAAGTATGTCCTCATGAATTCGGGTGGCGATATCAGGAGCAGCAGACTTCGTAGTGACCTTCGGTCGCGGCAGCGGGGGATTGCTCTTCGCTTTCGATTTTCCTTTCGGCTCGCGATCTTTAGAAGATGTAGCGGCAGAAGACGATCCTTCACCGCTCGGCGGTCCTCCAGGCACAAAGGTAGGCGCATCGGCCCCCAATCCCTGGTCATTTGCATTATCCGCATCCTCCGCATTTTCACCCTCAGGTCTCGTCAATCGTCCCTCGAACGTCCGTCCACCAATTCCAACCCGTCGAGGTCCATGGCCCGCATcacctcttccccttccatgtcgtcttcgaccactaccgccgccgccatccGAACGGGGTCCACCTCGTCCTGCCCCTCTACCCCCACCTCTCGGACCCCTCCGTTGACGCGGAGCTGCATCGAGGTTATTCGCCGTTGAGTTATCACCGGACGAAACAGGAGGCGTTTGCGATGCTTGCGCTTGTGTATCCGGAGCTGGAGCCGACGGGGCTTGGGCCTGCGTCTGGTTGTTGTGTCGGTGGCCGCGGTTGCCACGGCCCCGTCTGTGTCTGGGGCGCGAGTTATTGTTGCCGGTACCACTGTTCGCGTTGGCGTTGGTATTAGCGTTGGCGTCCGGAGGACCAGACATAGTCTCGAGGGTGAGCCGATCAATCGGTTGTGCTGTGCTCATGCGATGGCAGTAATTGATCAAGCAGAACAATCTGAAGATACTTGTCTGGAGCACAAATTAGATgaaaaaggagagaaaagtAATTCCCCGTCCCTGCAATGTCGCAAAACCAAGCAGCACAAGCCCGGAGGCAAAATAATGAATGGAGAAGAATAGTGAtcgaagagaaggagaaaagcaGCTTTGCTTGAAGATGAACGGCGATCGGTGGCGGTCCATGTGATGCTTATGTAATTGgattttttccctttcctttttgggatTGAATACAGTGACTCATACTGGAGTGACAAGAGTCATTTCGAGTCATCCCATTATTATTTTATGCAGTACAAAGTAATCGTGACAAACATCGCTATGCATCAatacatcaacatcaacataaACACATATTAAAAGAACACCACAATCTCTCCACGTTCGTTTCGCTTCAACCGCAATGCCCGCCACagttccttctcttcctcctgacGCTGCTCGCGATCAGGACGTTGACCTTCCTCGTCGTTGTGGAAGCGCTTCAGAATCTTGTTGATCGAGAAACCGCGTGAACTTTCAGGGCCTTTGGTCACCAGCGACAGGAAGTGGGCCGCCATGTCGCGTTGCTGGTCGGTAGGGACGTTGGCTTGTGGGTAGAGCAGCATTTCCCCGGCGCCTGGGCCGCTGACTTGCCGGGAGGGATGGTCGCCCTCCACTGTCTGGGCGCTGGTCTTGCGCTTGCTCTTGGGCTCGGGCGCAACCACCTGGCTGTCGGAGACGTTGCGCACCTTGGGTGCCTTCTTAGATTTAATATCCGGAACCTCACCATCGTCGGAAGAGCTGCGGCGACGGTGGCGGACGATTGTCTtgggctgagagtcagcgctgctgctggagaCCACGGAGCCGCCGAACATGGATGAGACGAGACGTTCCGCGCGGGTCTTCTTGggctctttctctttcttagACCGCTTGATTGGGGACACGGGTTCTTCGTAGCGGCGACGAGGCTGCTCTTCACCCTCCACCGACGTAGACCTCAACATCCGGTC
This region of Aspergillus chevalieri M1 DNA, chromosome 4, nearly complete sequence genomic DNA includes:
- the FAP1 gene encoding putative NF-X1 finger transcription factor (BUSCO:EOG09261727;~COG:K;~EggNog:ENOG410PGHN;~InterPro:IPR001374,IPR036867,IPR034077,IPR000967, IPR034078,IPR019786;~PFAM:PF01422,PF01424;~go_component: GO:0005634 - nucleus [Evidence IEA];~go_function: GO:0003676 - nucleic acid binding [Evidence IEA];~go_function: GO:0003700 - DNA-binding transcription factor activity [Evidence IEA];~go_function: GO:0008270 - zinc ion binding [Evidence IEA];~go_process: GO:0006355 - regulation of transcription, DNA-templated [Evidence IEA]), whose product is MSTAQPIDRLTLETMSGPPDANANTNANANSGTGNNNSRPRHRRGRGNRGHRHNNQTQAQAPSAPAPDTQAQASQTPPVSSGDNSTANNLDAAPRQRRGPRGGGRGAGRGGPRSDGGGGSGRRRHGRGRGDAGHGPRRVGIGGRTFEGRLTRPEGENAEDADNANDQGLGADAPTFVPGGPPSGEGSSSAATSSKDREPKGKSKAKSNPPLPRPKVTTKSAAPDIATRIHEDILHNLYECPICTSELGRRSRIWSCGLCWTVFHLSCVKKWSKNEGSAAQDAVRRQQEESTGETSTPRAWRCPGCNLAQEVFPSSYTCWCEKEVDPRSLPGLPPHSCGQTCSRARKGCPHPCDSICHAGPCAPCTAMGPTQDCFCGRNSSTKRCQDTDYENGWSCGEICGDLLPCGEHTCSRPCHEGLCGACDVKVEARCYCGNVQTEMLCSARDEEMESEKLRDDSGEVESWEGCFSCGELCNRPFDCGVHFCQKSCHPQDSQPAHCPRSPDVVLDCPCGKTPLKDIPGYSPRTSCEDPIPHCLEACGKTLPCGHPCEKLCHTGPCGACMLRVPISCRCGRNTMITVCHQGTMEQPQCFRQCKAGLHCGRHSCAERCCPGEQKALERQAMRRKLRSHLRPSDEDVEAEHICTRVCGRTLKCGRHTCPEICHKGACNTCREAIFEEIPCNCGRSILHPPLPCGTQPPSCSFPCERPKPCGHPQTQHNCHTDDENCPKCPFLTEKMCLCGKRTMKNQPCWLVDVRCGQICNEPLKCGSHSCQKNCHRPGDCEDSTRPCQQACGKRKTLCGHPCTDACHAPFACPEKTPCSATITVTCGCGRLRQERRCNAAKAVASKGQVQQPQRLPALTPLSCDEECSRLERNRSLASALGIEINQSTTLAQNGGAALPYSSETLDMYIQLSSSAPLATLQNYESTLHSLAASVSPTDRSVRFQPAKPSLRAFTHSLAADWGFATESFDPEPHRHVFVLKPASWNPPIFGLGNGSVIGIGGMSVGECVKLRERQRLKEREAQRVAAAEAKASREAAKAQAQGNVDGGGWAQVAASRKSNASGSPSTLPQKTTFSSGSYAALAGGDFGVGADARAGGGAKKERLVLRSGVGTGKQLQSKVQEPVADSWEEEEEKEEEQERKLEDPDGVGHADGTQKQETEVDAEREDNEVEVAASK
- the sit2 gene encoding putative siderochrome-iron transporter (COG:G;~EggNog:ENOG410QE3G;~InterPro:IPR011701,IPR036259;~PFAM:PF07690;~TransMembrane:14 (i84-103o123-141i153-170o182-200i209-229o241-261i294-315o327-345i365-387o407-425i432-451o463-485i497-521o573-593i);~go_function: GO:0022857 - transmembrane transporter activity [Evidence IEA];~go_process: GO:0055085 - transmembrane transport [Evidence IEA]), which gives rise to MGVFDVIRGRKDSQVVEDLGYSESHEPKSLGGVPEAPPMESNERLSLEERNERNIQLHPDEVTKDAHLGVQKAEATAMVWSKPALFSTYAWIWVCFFMLAFHSSINSNVINKAYSSFSSAPQISTSNILYSIIGGVLKLPIAKTINIWGRAEGYLVFIGVYVLGLIILAACNNPDSYAAGYVLYWIGYDAIYLILQIFVADTSGLRNRAFAFAFASTPFICTAFVGPRAAESYINMTSWRWAYGSFAIIQPFVFAPLAFVFKYYEKKAEKLGLYKHEPSGRTISQSIVHYIHEFDIVGAFLLMAAWVLLLLPFGLQQYGRSTYSSPTFIAMIVVGFCLMFVFAAWEKWCARVHFVQYELLKKRTVLGACCLSAVTYFSFYCWDLYYYNFCLVVYNLSVTLAGYMGQIYNVGSCFWGVVFGIWVRYTKTFKHTCLFFGLPLLILGAGLMIHFRGQGDHSDIGYVIMSQIFIAFGGGTLVIGADMAVMASADREGVPMMLALLGLFNSLGGSVGYAVAAAIYANTFPDALLSHLPESTKSKFNDLYTTGYTEQMKYPPGDPTREAANIAWSTSQYYGAIAATAFLSLAIPCIAVWKNYRVDKKQNKGVVM